ACAAGGAATGTGATGAACCTCAGTCTGATTGGAGGAAACATCACGGGCGCCGCTGCGATCCGATAGGTCAACGCGCAGCGTCCGGGTCCGAGTCTCTCCAGCGTAATTCTCTCGGCGATGGCACGCATGCCCGGTACCGGGATCTCGCCGATATAGAACGACATTTCTCGGCCCGGATCCACCCGGGTGACGAACTCGTTGCTCAGCAGCAAGGGGCCCAAGGTCAGGCGGCGTCGCGACCCGCGTGTGTGCGGCGATGTCGTTTCCCATGTGGCTGTAACCGTGGGAATCCATTGAAATTCCTCGACCTCGTTCCACACCCTGCCAACTTCGACGTCGAATTCGGCGCGGCCCTCCAGGATGATCGGCGCGGTGCTGTAGAGGTCTGAGGAGGCGTCAACAATCTCGGGGTAGTACGGCATGGAGGCCTTCCTAGCGGGTACGCGCGTTGTTGATGGGCAAATTGCGGCGTTGGTCGGCTCTGTGGTCTGTGGGCTGTGGCGGCGTACGAATGTGTTGCCTAAACGCCGCGATGACACCGTCGTGATAGTCGCGAAGTCCAGCTTCGACGACGGACAGGTCCAGCGCAGAGATATCCACTTCGTTGTCCTTGGCGGTGTGCACCATGCGCATGAAAAGGAGATGTGCCGCGGGATCTGCGGGGCTATAAAACGCCTGAGCTGCTTCAGGCACGGTAATCAAGACTTCCCCGACACTGTTGAACACACTCAGTGCGGCAGGCTTATCCAAAGAGGCGAATACACAACGTAATACGTGCAACTCAGCAGTCATAATATCGGTCCTGGATGCATGAGAACTATTGACCAATAGTTCCATCTGATCCACCGCCTGGAGCACGACAGCGGAGTCGTAATTCTCTGTGGCAGCGGAGAACGTTCGGAGCGCATCCACGACGAGAAGGTGGTCGATATTGATCATATCGGCAAATAGTCTGGCGGACAGCTCAGGGACTTTCCGGGCGAACCGAAAAACATAGCGCCAGGTATCTATCCGGCCGTATAGGCGGATATCGCGGACCACGTATCCGAGGCCGCGGCGGCCGTCGGCGAACCCTAGCGACGCCAAGCGGCCCAGCGCACTGTTCACGCTTGCGGTGCTAGCGCCCAGCTCGGTTGCCAGCTGTCGAACCGATGGCAACAGCTCGCCTGGCTGGTGAAGGCCTGCGGCGATGCGATAGGCGAGATCCTCGGTGATCTGCTCGACGACGGTTGGCTGCAACATCAGGTGATTCTCACAGGCTTCCGGCGAGCGCGGATCATTCGGTCCTGAATAGGTGTCGTTCGCCGGTGCATCGCCGCCAAGGATCTGACTGATTCGCAGTTCAAACGACACCGGTGAGAACCCCGGGCAACGAGTTCGGTGAGTATTTCTCTGTCCACCTGTCATGTCCATCGCGACTACCGGCCGGCAATCTGGGCGTCCAATTTCTTGACGGTGCCGCGCCAGGTTCGGCGGCCTGCGCTGGTGATAGCGATGGGCCGCGCATTGATCGACTCCGTCAACGGGCACCTTCGACCGTGGTGTTCAGGGTGCCATCGGCGGAGTTCACACCACAGTTGTCGCGGAAAGGAACATGCTCAACCAGCCGGGCGGTACGACTGATGGTTTGTGGCCCAGCGACGCGGTCTCGTATTGCTTTGATATCGCGTTTGCCAAGCTGCGTCATGAGTGCGCGCACCACACCCGGTAGGTAGCGGGCGAGCGGATAACTCAGATGTGCCTCGATACGGACCGGCTGAATCGCACGGTTCTTTTCGATCGCCCGCACGATAATCCTGCCTGCCTTATCCGGGTGCATGCCAAACATGGCCTGCCCTTTTAACAAAAGCCTGCGTGCGAGATCGGATTGGTTGACGTCGAGGAGCCCGTCCGCCTTCATGGTAGTGGCCAGATTCGTCGCGATCAGCCCGGGACAGACTGCTGTGACGCCGATGCCGTAGGGGGCCAGTTCGGCGCGAATACACTCTGAAAAGTGATTCACAGCATATTTGCTGATGCTATACGGGCCGGTGAACGGAGCGGCGGCGAAGGCTGCCATGGATGCGATGTTCACCAGATGCCCGCCGGTATCACGGTCAACCATCTGGCCGCCGAAGACCCGACAGCCATGAACCATTGCCAGCAGGTTGATGTCGATGATCCGTTTCAGATCGGCCAGGGGTACATCCACCAGAGGGCCGCCGACCAAAATACCGGCATTGTTGACCACCACATCCGGAACGCCATGTGTGTTCTTCACGTCGGTGGCAAACTCCTCGAGCGCAAGAGTGTCAGCCACATCCAGGCGGTAGGGGAAAGCGTGACCACCGCCGTCGCGGATTTCACGCGCGGCATCCTGCGCAGATACGAGATCGATATCGGCGATCACCAGGACGGCTCCGCGTGATGCGAGCGCTTTGGCGGTGCCGCGGCCAATCCCACTCCCGGCTCCTGTGACGACGGCCAACTGGGGCTTAAAGCCACTGGTAACCATGTTTTCTCCACTCCGAGTGAGGCGATGCGGCCCCTTGGTGCAGGCCGACTGTTGCCCGCCATGTAGCCCGTCTTTTACTGTGCTGGTAGCTGTGCTATACAGTCTACTGCAGTGAACCGTATCACAGGATTTCGACGGCAGAGTAGAGGTGACCGTGGCCACATTCGAGAACCAGTTAGTAGTCGTTACCGGGGCCGGTAGCGGCATTGGACGGGCTACAGCAAAACGATTCGCGGTGCAGGGCGCGCAGGTGGTGGTGAGCGATATCAACGGAGATGCTGGGCAACGCACGGTCGAAGAGATCGGTGCCCTCGGCGGAAGAGGGTTTTCTTACGCGATCGATGTGGGGGACAGCGCGGCGATGGAGAATTTTGCCGCCGAGGTGTATTCCGATCATGGCGCCCCTGCGGTGGTAGTCAACAATGCTGGCTTTACCACTGCCGGTCCGTTCCTGAACCACACCGTGCAGGACTGGGACCGGATCATGGCGGTGAACTTTTGGGGTG
This genomic window from Mycobacteroides chelonae contains:
- a CDS encoding SRPBCC family protein translates to MPYYPEIVDASSDLYSTAPIILEGRAEFDVEVGRVWNEVEEFQWIPTVTATWETTSPHTRGSRRRLTLGPLLLSNEFVTRVDPGREMSFYIGEIPVPGMRAIAERITLERLGPGRCALTYRIAAAPVMFPPIRLRFITFLVGPLFSLALKRLIGRSLNKQTHNVKVPI
- a CDS encoding SDR family NAD(P)-dependent oxidoreductase; this translates as MVTSGFKPQLAVVTGAGSGIGRGTAKALASRGAVLVIADIDLVSAQDAAREIRDGGGHAFPYRLDVADTLALEEFATDVKNTHGVPDVVVNNAGILVGGPLVDVPLADLKRIIDINLLAMVHGCRVFGGQMVDRDTGGHLVNIASMAAFAAAPFTGPYSISKYAVNHFSECIRAELAPYGIGVTAVCPGLIATNLATTMKADGLLDVNQSDLARRLLLKGQAMFGMHPDKAGRIIVRAIEKNRAIQPVRIEAHLSYPLARYLPGVVRALMTQLGKRDIKAIRDRVAGPQTISRTARLVEHVPFRDNCGVNSADGTLNTTVEGAR
- a CDS encoding winged helix-turn-helix domain-containing protein; this translates as MSFELRISQILGGDAPANDTYSGPNDPRSPEACENHLMLQPTVVEQITEDLAYRIAAGLHQPGELLPSVRQLATELGASTASVNSALGRLASLGFADGRRGLGYVVRDIRLYGRIDTWRYVFRFARKVPELSARLFADMINIDHLLVVDALRTFSAATENYDSAVVLQAVDQMELLVNSSHASRTDIMTAELHVLRCVFASLDKPAALSVFNSVGEVLITVPEAAQAFYSPADPAAHLLFMRMVHTAKDNEVDISALDLSVVEAGLRDYHDGVIAAFRQHIRTPPQPTDHRADQRRNLPINNARTR